CACCAGAACCGCAAGGGTGAGCGCCCGTACAAACTGCGTTTCGATCCGCATGGCCACGCATGACAAAACGAGCCCCCTCGGCACACGTTCCGCTCGGCATAGCCCACAAGCACGCCTTTCGGGAAAACCTGCTGGCATGGTACGACACGGAGCGCCGGGACATGCCATGGCGCAATACCTCCGACCCGTACCGCATCTGGCTGTCGGAGGTCATGCTCCAGCAGACCCGCGTCGATCAGGCAGAGCCATACTACCATCGATTCGTGGAGCGTTTCCCGACCGTCGAGGAGTTGGCCGACGCCTCCCTCGACGATGTGCTTGCGTGCTGGGAAGGACTCGGCTACTATTCCCGTGCCCGGAACCTGCATAAGGCTGCCCGGCGCATCGTCGAGTCTTTCGGGGGCCGCATTCCGTCCGACGAGCAGGATATCCGTTCTCTTCCCGGCGTGGGGCCGTATACCGCCGCCGCCGTGCTCTCGATCGCCTACGGGAAAACCTGTCCGGCGCTCGACGGGAATGCAACAAGAGTGCTCACGCGGGTATTCCGTATAGGCGAAGACGCAAACCGGTCCGCCACGCGCAGGCGCTTGCAGGAAATTGCCGCGGTACTCATGGACCCGGCCCGCCCGGGCGCTTTCAATCAGGCCGTCATGGAACTGGGAGCAAGCATGTGCAAGCCCTCCTCCCCCTGTTGCGGAATGTGCCCTCTGGAATCCGTATGCGCCGCGGCGGCACAGGGAGATCCGGAGACATTCCCGGTCACGCTGCCCCGAAAAAAAACGCCCCATTTCGATGTGGCCGTGGCTGTCATTTCCGACGAAGCCGGACGCCTGCTGGTGTGCAAGCGCCCCGAGGAGGCCATGCTGGGAGGGCTGTGGGAGTTTCCCGGCGGCAAACGAAAACCCGGCGAAACACTGGAGACAGCGTGCCGGCGCATCCTGCAGGAGAAATGGAGCGTAGTCGTCAAGACGGGGGACCTGGTTCACCGGATATCCCATGCGTACAGCCACTTCCGTATCACGATGTACGCCTTCCGGGCAACTATCGCAGCAGGTATGCCCTGTTCCCCTGAGGGGCGTAGCCTGAAGTGGGCCGACGGCGCCGAATTATGCGCTCTGGCGTTTTCAAAGACGGGACGCCGCCTGATCGAACACATGGAAAAACAAAAAACAGTAAATGAAACGACCTGACCGGCATTACGTAGGAAAAAGAGGCTGCATCGTTCGTCTTCCCGAAGGCGGGCATACCCCACAAAACGCCAGGGGCTGATAGACTATGGATTTTGGAGACCTTTTCTGGATTATTCCGATTTTTTACGTCCTGAAGCGGGTCTTCTTCGGCTCGCGCAAGCCGGGGGCGGCCAAAAAACCTTCGGTGCGCGAACCGGGACGGGCAGAATCCGAACGAGCGCTGTCGCAGAAGAACCGGGAAGAACTGCGGGAAGCGCTTGGGGAGCTCGGTGTGGCGCTGGGCTTTACGGAGAGCATGATGCAGGAAGAAAGCAGCCAAAAAGAGTCCGTAGAGATAGCGGACTACCCGCCTGCCTACTCGATGCCTTTTGATGCCGAACGCAACCGTGGGCGAAACGCCGGTATGGATCCCGGCGCCTCCCTGTTCCCCATGGACCCGGCGCCGGAAGAAGCCGCTGCGTACGATCCCTGGCAGGAAAGACCCCTGCCGGAAACGATCTACGAAGCAGACGCCTTGTTCGCCGAAGAAGAAGCGTTCGAAGCAAGAGGAAGTGACCAGACCCGGGAGCATAAAGACGAGAGCCCGGAGACCGCAGCCGAAGAACTATCGCCCTATGAACGGGCCAAAGCTCCCGGAGAGACGCTGCGGCGACTCGCTGCACGCACCTCGCTGCAGCAAGCAGTCGTCATGAAAGAACTTCTTGACCGGCCCGTTACGCTGCGCCGGAGATCCGGATTGCCTTTCAGAAACTGAAGCGGCTCCGCTTCCTCCGGTTGGATCAGGGCCTGTTAACACTATGCAGCGGCGCTCTGCGGGGCCTGTTTTCCTGCTATATCAGGTCGCTGCTGTCCTGGACTTTATCCTCTTCCTCCCCGCGCTTGAACATCTTGCTGCCGATGACGCCCCCGATGACGCCGGCGATCACGGAGAATATGAGTCCTACCCCTATGAGAAAAACCGGAGACGTCATAAACT
This DNA window, taken from Bacteroidetes bacterium SB0662_bin_6, encodes the following:
- the mutY gene encoding A/G-specific adenine glycosylase; this encodes MLAWYDTERRDMPWRNTSDPYRIWLSEVMLQQTRVDQAEPYYHRFVERFPTVEELADASLDDVLACWEGLGYYSRARNLHKAARRIVESFGGRIPSDEQDIRSLPGVGPYTAAAVLSIAYGKTCPALDGNATRVLTRVFRIGEDANRSATRRRLQEIAAVLMDPARPGAFNQAVMELGASMCKPSSPCCGMCPLESVCAAAAQGDPETFPVTLPRKKTPHFDVAVAVISDEAGRLLVCKRPEEAMLGGLWEFPGGKRKPGETLETACRRILQEKWSVVVKTGDLVHRISHAYSHFRITMYAFRATIAAGMPCSPEGRSLKWADGAELCALAFSKTGRRLIEHMEKQKTVNETT